A single window of Vigna unguiculata cultivar IT97K-499-35 unplaced genomic scaffold, ASM411807v1 contig_325, whole genome shotgun sequence DNA harbors:
- the LOC114171665 gene encoding uncharacterized protein LOC114171665: MDSKVIKREVLQRELKEVLAKQAELGIEVAEIPSHYLKNSDNQGLQNEGKNKFSDKRKFQNKFNKKLDRKGRFGKKQKFADFSESPSLKMRKPTLLQKLLSADISKDKSHLFQVFRFMVINSFFKHCPDKPLRYPSVMVKENWSEVDTKKDIPKRGNEGAVKKIASLNNDDHSSEDEDSDVDENDSIVHNNPHKELFSLVKEGFEKSDEEGEILE, encoded by the exons ATGGACTCCAAGGTCATTAAAAGGGAGGTCTTACAAAGAGAG CTTAAGGAGGTTTTAGCAAAGCAAGCTGAATTAGGAATCGAAGTTGCTGAAATACCATCACACTACCTTAAGAATTCTGATAATCAAGGTCTTCAGAATGAAGGGAAAaacaaatttagtgacaaaaGAAAGTTCCAAAACAAGTTCAACAAGAAATTAGACAGAAAAGGTCGGTTCGGCAAGAAGCAAAAGTTTGCTGACTTTTCAGAAAGCCCTTCATTAAAAATGAGGAAGCCAACTTTATTGCAGAAACTCTTGAGTGCAGATATAAGCAAGGATAAGAGCCACCTGTTTCAGGTTTTCAGGTTCATGGTAATAAATTCTTTCTTCAAACATTGTCCTGATAAGCCACTTAGATATCCATCAGTCATGGTTAAAGAGAACTGGTCTGAAGTTGACACTAAAAAAGATATTCCTAAACGCGGGAACGAGGGAGCTGTCAAAAAAATTGCTAGCCTAAATAATGATGATCATAGTAGTGAAGACGAAGACAGTGATGTGGATGAGAATGACTCTATTGTACATAATAATCCACACAAAGAACTTTTTTCCTTGGTTAAAGAAGGATTTGAGAAATCTGATGAAGAGGGAGAAATTTTAGAATGA